One Arachis hypogaea cultivar Tifrunner chromosome 2, arahy.Tifrunner.gnm2.J5K5, whole genome shotgun sequence genomic window, TCCTTCCGTTTCCGTTTCAAAATAAGTGTCTCTTTTACTTTTGGGTTATTTTAAAGGTAAAACCTCAGCTGCAgttaatttcacgtgaagttgatagttgagagtcatTAAATGATTTGAATGGTTCTCAATTaccaacttcacatgaagttgactgcacctgagtttccacctattTTAAAACCCTGTTGTTTTTTTTGTCTAGATAGGTTAATTTTTTCAATGAAACCAAAAAGTGAAAGAGACTTATTTTGAAACAAAGGGAGTACTTAAGAAAGACTTAAACTCATACCTGTTCAAGAAGTCAGGTGCGGCGGCGAGTAGGCGACCGAAGAAAGAACACGTGGAGTAAAGTGTGACAAGAGTTTTTGTCTGAGAATTGTGTCCCAATGATTGAGAAATTTGACCCAAGTTGTTACTATAAACCAATCCCATTGTTCCTCCACATAAATAAGCCATGTAATAAATCCAAAAGTCCCATCTATGCATAAGCATTTTAGTTGAATGCTCTTCTCCAAGAACCTTAAGTTGATCTTTCAACAACACAGTATCAAAACAACACTTCTCTCTTACAATTACACTACTTCTATTTCTTGAATAATTGTCCTCATTCTCAATGAGTTCTTTATGAAGATCATcgtcataatcatcatcatcaccgcCACCACCATCAAGGTTAATGAGATTGAACCTCGAATTCAAAAGCGGATAACAAGCAGGGCTAGTAAGGCAAGACCATTCTCTAGAATTCACAATCACAGGCAAGAACAAGAGAAGCACTAATAGAAATCCGGCGCCAACGAGAATGACACGCGCAATGGTTGTGTTGGAAGAGAGGGAATACAGGAACAAGAGGTAGAGGCCGGTCACTAGTGCAAGGATGTTGAGGCAGAGGAAAACTAAGGAGTCACGCCGGATCATGTCGGCCGAATTCGGCTGAGGCTGAGGCTGTTGGAGGATTGGGACTAGTACCACCGCGGAAATAAGTAAAGGGACAATAGCATTGAGCAAAAGGTAGAGTGTGTCATCACTTGAGGTTATTGCATTGGCAATGAGAGTGTACAAAGCTGCACTTACCCCATTGAAGCTTATGCTTAAGGAAAGCGCGAGCGATCGGTTAGAAGGGAAATGCTTGATGCATAAGACATAGCAGATTGTGTTGAACCAACAGATGCTACATCCTGCAACCAAGCATAGGAGAAACACCTGTGTCCATTCCAATATTGCTAATTCTGTTAGTAATAATCTTGCACAGTTTTGTGGTCTCATGAAAAATTTGACCAAAGTTCTTATTGTCTCTAACCATCACACAAGTATAGGATCCTAGTTAGGTAGTGAAATTGATGAATTTTTCATGGTGAAAATACCAGCTCCTCTCTAGAATTATCCCTCAATGAATTTGAGAAAACCATTAAGAATGTCTTAAGACTACTTGTTAAGAAAACAAAAGGTTTATTATTTTCAAGAGCTTAGTTTTGATATATTCAAAATGTAGTTTTACACGGTCATCTAATCAAATTTATATGCTTAGATGGCTTTTTAAGTTAAGTTTGAAATTTGTTACTTTTAATAATGTCAATATACGATTAGATTTTTAAAGAGAATGTGCATTCCACATaatgtctttattttattttttctctattgTAAAAGTAGTAATATTCACTCTTCACCATGGCATCACCCTATCAATAAACCTAGGGTCAATTTGGTCTTGATTTTAATTCACCATGTACTCAAACATTCAAAGTCACACAATTGACATAACCATCTATCCATAAATGATGAAGAGTGGTGGGTGAACTAACAGTACCAGAATAGTGATGAATTTCAAAGAATGCTTTGAAAGCACACATAATTTTAAAGCTTAAATATCTTTGTACCAAATGTTCAGAATCCTACTCAACTTTCTACCATGACAACAACTTCTAAACCTAAATTCAATTTCACCAATTATTGAGAAGTTATATGCTTCTATTTTTTACCCTTCCTTTTATGGGTTTATGTTAGGTGAATTCCCAAATCGATCTATATAGTATATACCTCGTTCATTTCTTAATAATAATACTTTTTGAAAACTTAAATATTAATGTTTTTTGTGTCTAAatccattttttttttatcaacgcTGCCATCCTCCTAAAAACTTTGTGAATTAGATTGACTTTAATTTTGACATAGTCATAGTGTACACAGACATCCAATTCAATGTGTATTGTTATAATCCATCAATGTGTTTTCTTAAtagattaatagtcaaattagtctctaaaagatTGGGCATTTTTTCAAATTCGtccttaaaacatttttttaaatcaaattggtccttcaaagattacgaattaatcatatttgtcttTTAGTAACTCTATTAACAATGCTTGTCAACGATTGATGACGTAAAATATTAACTGATAGCATATATGATATCTAGCATGTTCAATTGGACGCTGAccaaatatgtttatgaaaatctatcaatttagtcgCTAGATTATATAGGGAATATAGTTTATGAAATTGGAAAAAATGGACTAAATTAATAGATTTTGATGTATACCTAGTAAACATCCAATTATACATGTCAAATATTATGTATGTTATCAATTAACGTTTTATATCATTAATTATTGATGAAAATTATTAATGGAGTCACTAAaagacaaatatgattaattcatTATCTTTGAATgaccaatttgattgaaaaaaaaaattgtagaaaTGAGTTTGAAAAATGCCCCATCTTtcaggactaatttgattattaactctttctttaatataatttaaaattaacccCACTTAGTTTCCATTTATTTCCAAATCATTCCCTTTATTTACAACCTTTTCATAATTGCCAACAAAATTGGAAACCCCTATCCTCCAACGtccattttttttctaatttatttgaggAAATTAAATGAGATAAATTTCAAATTACATAAAAGAATAAATTGTCCAATTGTAACATACACCATCTTTTAATGCATCTAAGAAAGGAAAAAGTGACTAACATTAAGAAAAGGAGATAATAATTGTCTTTTTAGTGTATAGGTTTTGCAAAAGGAAATAATACAAGGCAGAGAAGAAAATGTGCAATGCATTGATGATGAAGTTATGTGTTCAATTAATAAAAGATAAGGAAAGAGACTTGAAGCCAATTGTCCAaacaaattctcattattttccacATAAAAAAATAGTGAATACCCCATCCGGCTCTGATAATTATCTCAAAAGGACAATAAGGcccccaagaaaaaaaaacacccaactcgatttctgatttttttttgggactgattagccctgattttttttttgcacaagTATTAATTAGTTCCATAAAAGTAAATCTCAGGGCCGAATTGATATTTATTTTTGTCAAAGACTTTGTTGTCTTTTGAGACAGGAGTTATTTtggatttttctaaaaaaaaagggataaaaTCTTAATTTCTGAATTGCATTTCATATTTAACTGATAGGGTAAGGATAAGAATATATTTAAGTCTGGCTTCCACACTGGTCAATTGGTATTAAATCAAGCAGAAACATACATTTACACTTTAATGAAATtggtattaataattattattttaatttatcaaaatacCAGTAGACAATTATTTGAATATAAATAATTTCTTCAAAGAAAATTTAATAGTAAATAAGATAGGATGATGCACAGGTCGGAAACGTATGGTCCTTTTTAATGCAGCTTGGCTCATTTTGTACAATAACATAATctccaataaaatattaaaaaataattgaataatagtGATTGTTATGATTCCCTAAAAG contains:
- the LOC112731198 gene encoding protein NUCLEAR FUSION DEFECTIVE 4; this translates as MFVGSRKWVVLVATIWIQAFTGTNFDFSSYSSELKSVLQITQLQLNYLSVASDMGKVFGWCCGVSLLYFPLWVVLFMATFLGLLGYGFQCLLIKQLISLPYFLVFLLCLVAGCSICWFNTICYVLCIKHFPSNRSLALSLSISFNGVSAALYTLIANAITSSDDTLYLLLNAIVPLLISAVVLVPILQQPQPQPNSADMIRRDSLVFLCLNILALVTGLYLLFLYSLSSNTTIARVILVGAGFLLVLLLFLPVIVNSREWSCLTSPACYPLLNSRFNLINLDGGGGDDDDYDDDLHKELIENEDNYSRNRSSVIVREKCCFDTVLLKDQLKVLGEEHSTKMLMHRWDFWIYYMAYLCGGTMGLVYSNNLGQISQSLGHNSQTKTLVTLYSTCSFFGRLLAAAPDFLNRKIHFARTGWFAAAVVPMTIAFILLAITGSIEALRMSTALIGLSSGFVFAAAVSITSELFGPNSVAVNHNILITNIPIGSCLYGLLAALVYDSNADGASRDTMWLREMTMCMGRKCYLETFLWWCCISIVGLVSSFVLYFRTRHAYYDNFGRNTN